One Bufo gargarizans isolate SCDJY-AF-19 chromosome 3, ASM1485885v1, whole genome shotgun sequence DNA segment encodes these proteins:
- the LOC122931377 gene encoding chymotrypsin-like elastase family member 1, which yields MLRFLVLAALVICGQCHDDVRYFEDVDNDNERVVGGTNAAKNAWPWQVSLQYLSGSSWYHTCGASLIRANRVLTAAHCVDRTVSFRVALGEHSLSATDGTEQYISVSTIRKHASWNTNNVAAGYDIAVLWLASSATLNSAVKLATLPASGATLANNYNCVVTGWGRTSTGGSLPAILQQATLPVVAHATCSLSAWWGTTVKTTMVCAGGDGIKSSCNGDSGGPLNCAVNGVYEVHGIVSFGSSLGCNYYQKPSVFTKTSSYISWINSVSNIYERHRKKTFICINCIHTSTLKLEHYEEWDYGNHRIDRHFIDDD from the exons ATGCTCAGGTTTCTCGTGCTAGCTGCTCTTGTCATTTGCG GACAATGTCATGATGATGTCCGCTATTTTGAAGACGTTGACAATGACAATGAACGTGTGGTAGGAGGAACTAACGCCGCAAAAAATGCCTGGCCCTGGCAG gtttctcttcagtatctgtctGGCAGCAGCTGGTACCACACCTGCGGAGCCTCCCTCATCCGTGCTAACCGTGTGCTGACCGCTGCTCATTGTGTGGACAG aactgtttccttCCGTGTGGCCCTTGGAGAACACAGCCTTAGTGCTACCGATGGCACTGAACAGTACATTTCCGTCTCTACCATCAGGAAACACGCTAGCTGGAACACCAACAATGTTGCTGCTGG ATACGATATTGCTGTCTTGTGGCTGGCCTCCAGTGCTACCCTGAACAGTGCTGTGAAACTGGCCACCCTGCCAGCAAGTGGAGCTACCCTGGCCAACAACTACAACTGTGTCGTTACAGGATGGGGAAGAACCAGCA CTGGTGGATCCCTTCCTGCTATTCTCCAACAAGCCACCCTGCCCGTCGTTGCCCACGCAACCTGCTCTCTCAGCGCTTGGTGGGGTACAACTGTCAAGACCACCATGGTCTGCGCTGGTGGAGATGGAATCAAGTCTTCCTGCAAT GGTGATTCCGGTGGACCCCTCAACTGTGCTGTTAATGGTGTGTATGAAGTCCATGGTATTGTCAGCTTTGGATCTTCTCTTGGATGCAACTATTACCAGAAACCATCCGTATTCACCAAAACCTCCTCTTACATCTCCTGGATCAACAGCGTAAGTAACATATATGAACGTCATAGGAAAAAAACTTTCATATGTATCAACTGTATACACACCTCAACATTGAAACTAGAACACTATGAAGAATGggattatggaaatcacaggatcgatAGACATTTTATTGATGATGATTAA